A window of the Dunckerocampus dactyliophorus isolate RoL2022-P2 chromosome 19, RoL_Ddac_1.1, whole genome shotgun sequence genome harbors these coding sequences:
- the LOC129172063 gene encoding unconventional myosin-VI-like isoform X1 — MEDGKPVWAPHPTDGFQLGTIVDIGADSLTIEPLKQKGKSFLAAINQVFPAEDDINKHVEDNCSLMYLNEATLLNNVRVRYSKDKIYTFVANILIAVNPYYDIPKLYSPETIKQYHGRSLGTLPPHVYAIADKAYRDMKVLKMSQSIIVSGESGAGKTENTKFVLRYLTSSYGTGQDIDERIVEANPLLEAFGNAKTVRNNNSSRFGKFVEIHFNEKNAVVGGFVSHYLLEKSRICRQSSEERNYHIFYRLCAGAPEDIRQKFYLSSPDTFRYLNRGCTRFFASKDTDKQILQNRKSPEHVKSGPLKDPLLDDHGDFHRMIVAMKKIGLDDTEKLDLFRVVAGVLHLGNIDFEEAGSTSGGCAIKNQSSQALDRCAELLGLEDDDLRVSLTTRVMLTTAGGTKGTVIKVPLKVEQANNARDALAKAVYSRLFDHVVTRVNQCFPFDSSANFIGVLDIAGFEYFEHNSFEQFCINYCNEKLQQFFNERILKEEQELYQREGLGVNEVHYVDNQDCIDLVEAKVLGILDILDEENRLPQPSDQHFTDTVHNKHKNHFRLTIPRKSKLAVHRNVRDDEGFIIRHFAGAVCYETTKFVEKNNDALHMSLESLVSDSKDSFVRQLFDTSNNGKDSKQRAGKLGFISVGNKFKTQLNILLDKLRSTGSSFIRCIKPNLKMVSHHFEGAQILSQLQCSGMVSVLDLMQGGFPSRAPFHELYNMYQSYMPPKLTRLDPRLFCKALFKALGLDDKDYKFGLTRVFFRPGKFAEFDQIMKSDPDHLAELVKRVNTWLIHSRWKKVQWCALSVIKLKNKILYRTSACISMQKTVRMWLCKKKHKPRIDGLVKVRHLKERMTRFNEVVVGLKEGKEEMSKQINQLDAAIDTLMLTIKSTIMSRLDIEHEYRALVTRSEQLLTAMQNKKKEEEERERLRRLQEEMERERKRREEEEQRRKEEEEERRLKAEMELKRKQEEEERKTREEEERKLQMEMELQLQAEREEELARQAVLEQERRDRELALRIAQSEAELIPDEAQNDASLRSTGSSVPSSPERAAGTAGPKVKSLSMEEMVQEMTELLARGPQLQASKAAAGAKKYELSKWKYAELRDAINTSCDIELLAACREEFHRRLKVYHAWKSRNKKRNTADAEQRAPKSITDYGRAPPLRKAPQQNPAPPVPARQYEVAMTRQQRYFRIPFIRPGEQYKDPPSKKKGWWYAHFDGPWIARQMELHPDKHPILLVAGKDDMEMCELSLDETGLSRKRGAEILPRQFEEIWERCGGIQYLRSAIESRQARPTYATAMLQSMFK, encoded by the exons ATGGAGGATGGCAAGCCTGTGTGGGCGCCCCACCCGACAGATGGCTTCCAGCTGGGGACCATCGTGGACATCGGCGCAGACAGCCTCACCATCGAGCCGCTTAAGCAGAAGGGCAAG AGCTTTTTGGCTGCCATCAATCAAGTCTTTCCTGCAGAGGACGACATCaacaagcatgtggaggacaaTT GCTCCCTCATGTACCTCAATGAAGCCACGCTGCTCAACAACGTGCGCGTCAGATACAGCAAGGACAAAATCTAC ACGTTTGTGGCCAACATCCTGATCGCCGTCAACCCATACTACGACATTCCAAAGCTTTACTCACCAGAGACCATCAAGCAGTATCACGGCAGGTCGCTGGGCACATTGCCGCCGCACGTCTACGCCATTG ctGATAAAGCCTACAGGGACATGAAGGTTCTGAAGATGAGCCAGTCCATCATCGTCTCAGGGGAGTCTGGTGCCGGGAAGACAGAAAACACCAAGTTTGTTCTCAG GTACCTGACATCGTCTTATGGGACGGGCCAGGACATTGACGAGAGGATAGTGGAGG CCAACCCCTTGTTGGAGGCCTTCGGGAACGCCAAAACTGTgcgcaacaacaacagcagccgCTTTGGAAAATTTGTGGAAATCCACTTCAATGAAAAG AACGCCGTGGTGGGCGGGTTTGTGTCCCACTACCTTCTGGAGAAGTCGCGCATCTGTCGGCAAAGCTCAGAGGAGAGAAACTACCACATCTTCTACCGGCTGTGTGCCGGCGCTCCCGAGGACATTCGCCAAAAGTTTTACCTCAGTTCACCCGACACGTTTAGG TACCTGAATAGAGGATGCACTCGCTTCTTTGCCTCCAAAGACACAGACAAACAGATCCTGCAGAACCGCAAGAGTCCCGAG CACGTCAAGTCAGGCCCACTGAAGGACCCGCTGCTGGACGATCATGGAGACTTCCACCGCATGATCGTGGCCATGAAGAAGATCGGCCTGGACGACACAGAGAAGCTGGACTTGTTTCGAGTGGTGGCGGGCGTGCTGCACTTGGGCAACATCGACTTTGAGGAGGCTGGAAGCACCTCAG GCGGCTGTGCCATCAAGAACCAGTCAAGCCAAGCACTGGACCGCTGTGCCGAGCTGCTAGGCTTGGAGGACGACGACCTGAGAGTCAGCCTTACTACCAGGGTGATGCTCACCACAGCAGGGGGCACCAAAGGAACGGTCATAAA GGTTCCTCTGAAAGTGGAGCAGGCCAACAACGCCCGTGACGCGCTGGCCAAGGCCGTGTACAGCCGTCTCTTTGACCACGTGGTCACCAGGGTCAACCAGTGCTTCCCTTTTGACTCATCTGCCAACTTCATCGGGGTCCTGGACATCGCCGGTTTCG AGTACTTTGAACACAACAGCTTTGAGCAGTTCTGCATCAACTACTGCAACGAGAAGCTGCAGCAGTTCTTCAACGAGCGCATCCTCAAAGAG GAACAAGAACTGTACCAGAGGGAGGGTTTGGGAGTCAATGAGGTCCACTATGTCGACAACCAGGACTGCATAG ACCTGGTGGAGGCCAAGGTGCTGGGCATCCTGGACATCCTGGATGAGGAGAACCGCCTCCCTCAGCCCAGCGACCAGCACTTCACTGACACGGTCCACAACAAACACAAGAACCACTTCCGGCTGACT atacCCAGGAAGTCCAAGCTGGCTGTCCACAGGAACGTGAGGGACGATGAAGGATTTATCATCAGGCACTTTGCTGGAGCCGTCTGCTACGAGACG ACAAAGTTTGTGGAGAAGAACAACGATGCGCTGCACATGTCTCTAGAGAGTCTGGTCAGCGACTCTAAGGACAGCTTCGTCCGCCAGCTCTTTGACACCTCCAACAATGGCAAAGACTCCAAGCAGAGGGCGGGAAAACTCGGCTTCATCAGTGTTGGCAATAAGTTTAAg ACTCAGCTCAACATCCTGCTGGACAAACTTCGCAGCACG GGCTCCAGTTTCATACGCTGCATCAAACCCAACTTGAAGATGGTCAGTCACCACTTTGAAGGAGCTCAGATCCTCTCACAGCTACAGTGCTCAG GTATGGTCTCCGTACTGGACCTCATGCAGGGCGGCTTCCCCTCCAGGGCTCCCTTCCACGAACTGTACAATATGTACCAGAGCTACATGCCCCCCAAACTGACTCGTCTTGATCCGCGCTTGTTCTGCAAG gcATTGttcaaagctttgggactcgaTGACAAAGACTACAAGTTTGGACTGACTCGAGTCTTCTTCCGACCAGGCAAG TTTGCAGAGTTTGATCAGATCATGAAATCTGACCCCGATCACCTGGCAGAACTGGTAAAGCGGGTCAACACCTGGCTCATTCATAGCCGCTGGAAGAAGGTCCAATGGTGTGCCCTGTCTGTCATCAAGC tgaAGAACAAGATCTTGTACAGGACCAGCGCTTGCATCAGCATGCAGAAGACAGTGCGCATGTGGCTTTGCAAGAAGAAGCACAAACCTCG GATCGACGGCCTGGTGAAGGTGCGCCACCTGAAGGAGAGGATGACACGCTTCAACGAGGTGGTGGTGGGCCTGAAGGAGGGCAAAGAGGAGATGAGCAAACAAATAAACCAGCTGGATGCTGCCATCGACACCCTCATGCTAACAATCAAG AGCACCATCATGTCCCGCCTGGACATCGAGCACGAGTATCGGGCCCTGGTGACCCGCTCGGAGCAGCTGCTGACGGCCATGCAGAACaagaagaaggaagaggaggagcgtGAGCGTCTGCGGCGCCTCCAGGAGGAGATGGAGAGGGAGAGGaaaaggagggaggaggaggagcagcgtcgcaaggaggaggaggaggagagacgtCT CAAAGCTGAGATGGAGCTGAAGAGaaagcaggaggaagaggagaggaagacgagggaggaggaagagaggAAGCTACAG ATGGAGATGGAGTTGCAGCTCCAGGCAGAGCGGGAAGAGGAGCTGGCCCGCCAGGCAGTTCTGGAGCAGGAAAGGCGGGACCGCGAGCTCGCTCTGAGGATTGCCCAGAGTGAGGCGGAGCTTATCCCCGACGAGGCTCAGAATGACGCCTCACTTCGCAG TACCGGATCTTCGGTTCCGTCCTCTCCAGAGCGAGCAGC CGGCACCGCAGGTCCAAAAGTGAAGAGTTTGAGCAT GGAGGAGATGGTCCAGGAAATGACTGAGCTGCTGGCGAG AGGTCCTCAGTTGCAAGCGTCCAAAGCCGCTGCTGGCGCCAAAAAGTACGAGCTGAGCAAGTGGAAGTACGCTGAGCTGCGGGACGCCATCAACACTTCCTGTG ACATCGAGCTGCTGGCCGCCTGCAGGGAGGAGTTCCACCGCCGCCTGAAGGTCTACCACGCATGGAAGTCCAGGAACAAGAAGAGGAACACCGCCGACGCAGAACAGAGGGCGCCCAAATCCATCACCGACTATG GTCGTGCGCCTCCTCTGAGAAAAGCAC CCCAGCAGAACCCGGCGCCCCCGGTCCCAGCACGTCAGTACGAGGTGGCCATGACCCGGCAGCAGCGCTACTTCCGCATCCCGTTCATTCGGCCGGGAGAGCAGTACAAAGACCCCCCAAGCAAGAAGAAGGGTTGGTGGTACGCCCACTTTGACGGGCCCTGGATAGCCCGGCAGATGGAGCTGCATCCCGACAAGCATCCCATCCTGCTGGTGGCGG GCAAAGATGACATGGAGATGTGTGAGCTCAGCCTGGACGAGACGGGCCTGTCCCGGAAGAGGGGGGCCGAGATCCTGCCACGGCAGTTCGAGGAGATCTGGGAACGCTGTGGTGGCATCCAGTACCTCCGCAGCGCCATTGAGAGCCGGCAGGCGCGGCCTACCTACGCCACCGCCATGTTGCAGAGCATGTTCAAGTGA
- the LOC129172063 gene encoding unconventional myosin-VI-like isoform X2 codes for MEDGKPVWAPHPTDGFQLGTIVDIGADSLTIEPLKQKGKSFLAAINQVFPAEDDINKHVEDNCSLMYLNEATLLNNVRVRYSKDKIYTFVANILIAVNPYYDIPKLYSPETIKQYHGRSLGTLPPHVYAIADKAYRDMKVLKMSQSIIVSGESGAGKTENTKFVLRYLTSSYGTGQDIDERIVEANPLLEAFGNAKTVRNNNSSRFGKFVEIHFNEKNAVVGGFVSHYLLEKSRICRQSSEERNYHIFYRLCAGAPEDIRQKFYLSSPDTFRYLNRGCTRFFASKDTDKQILQNRKSPEHVKSGPLKDPLLDDHGDFHRMIVAMKKIGLDDTEKLDLFRVVAGVLHLGNIDFEEAGSTSGGCAIKNQSSQALDRCAELLGLEDDDLRVSLTTRVMLTTAGGTKGTVIKVPLKVEQANNARDALAKAVYSRLFDHVVTRVNQCFPFDSSANFIGVLDIAGFEYFEHNSFEQFCINYCNEKLQQFFNERILKEEQELYQREGLGVNEVHYVDNQDCIDLVEAKVLGILDILDEENRLPQPSDQHFTDTVHNKHKNHFRLTIPRKSKLAVHRNVRDDEGFIIRHFAGAVCYETTKFVEKNNDALHMSLESLVSDSKDSFVRQLFDTSNNGKDSKQRAGKLGFISVGNKFKTQLNILLDKLRSTGSSFIRCIKPNLKMVSHHFEGAQILSQLQCSGMVSVLDLMQGGFPSRAPFHELYNMYQSYMPPKLTRLDPRLFCKALFKALGLDDKDYKFGLTRVFFRPGKFAEFDQIMKSDPDHLAELVKRVNTWLIHSRWKKVQWCALSVIKLKNKILYRTSACISMQKTVRMWLCKKKHKPRIDGLVKVRHLKERMTRFNEVVVGLKEGKEEMSKQINQLDAAIDTLMLTIKSTIMSRLDIEHEYRALVTRSEQLLTAMQNKKKEEEERERLRRLQEEMERERKRREEEEQRRKEEEEERRLKAEMELKRKQEEEERKTREEEERKLQMEMELQLQAEREEELARQAVLEQERRDRELALRIAQSEAELIPDEAQNDASLRSTGSSVPSSPERAAGTAGPKVKSLSMEEMVQEMTELLARGPQLQASKAAAGAKKYELSKWKYAELRDAINTSCDIELLAACREEFHRRLKVYHAWKSRNKKRNTADAEQRAPKSITDYAQQNPAPPVPARQYEVAMTRQQRYFRIPFIRPGEQYKDPPSKKKGWWYAHFDGPWIARQMELHPDKHPILLVAGKDDMEMCELSLDETGLSRKRGAEILPRQFEEIWERCGGIQYLRSAIESRQARPTYATAMLQSMFK; via the exons ATGGAGGATGGCAAGCCTGTGTGGGCGCCCCACCCGACAGATGGCTTCCAGCTGGGGACCATCGTGGACATCGGCGCAGACAGCCTCACCATCGAGCCGCTTAAGCAGAAGGGCAAG AGCTTTTTGGCTGCCATCAATCAAGTCTTTCCTGCAGAGGACGACATCaacaagcatgtggaggacaaTT GCTCCCTCATGTACCTCAATGAAGCCACGCTGCTCAACAACGTGCGCGTCAGATACAGCAAGGACAAAATCTAC ACGTTTGTGGCCAACATCCTGATCGCCGTCAACCCATACTACGACATTCCAAAGCTTTACTCACCAGAGACCATCAAGCAGTATCACGGCAGGTCGCTGGGCACATTGCCGCCGCACGTCTACGCCATTG ctGATAAAGCCTACAGGGACATGAAGGTTCTGAAGATGAGCCAGTCCATCATCGTCTCAGGGGAGTCTGGTGCCGGGAAGACAGAAAACACCAAGTTTGTTCTCAG GTACCTGACATCGTCTTATGGGACGGGCCAGGACATTGACGAGAGGATAGTGGAGG CCAACCCCTTGTTGGAGGCCTTCGGGAACGCCAAAACTGTgcgcaacaacaacagcagccgCTTTGGAAAATTTGTGGAAATCCACTTCAATGAAAAG AACGCCGTGGTGGGCGGGTTTGTGTCCCACTACCTTCTGGAGAAGTCGCGCATCTGTCGGCAAAGCTCAGAGGAGAGAAACTACCACATCTTCTACCGGCTGTGTGCCGGCGCTCCCGAGGACATTCGCCAAAAGTTTTACCTCAGTTCACCCGACACGTTTAGG TACCTGAATAGAGGATGCACTCGCTTCTTTGCCTCCAAAGACACAGACAAACAGATCCTGCAGAACCGCAAGAGTCCCGAG CACGTCAAGTCAGGCCCACTGAAGGACCCGCTGCTGGACGATCATGGAGACTTCCACCGCATGATCGTGGCCATGAAGAAGATCGGCCTGGACGACACAGAGAAGCTGGACTTGTTTCGAGTGGTGGCGGGCGTGCTGCACTTGGGCAACATCGACTTTGAGGAGGCTGGAAGCACCTCAG GCGGCTGTGCCATCAAGAACCAGTCAAGCCAAGCACTGGACCGCTGTGCCGAGCTGCTAGGCTTGGAGGACGACGACCTGAGAGTCAGCCTTACTACCAGGGTGATGCTCACCACAGCAGGGGGCACCAAAGGAACGGTCATAAA GGTTCCTCTGAAAGTGGAGCAGGCCAACAACGCCCGTGACGCGCTGGCCAAGGCCGTGTACAGCCGTCTCTTTGACCACGTGGTCACCAGGGTCAACCAGTGCTTCCCTTTTGACTCATCTGCCAACTTCATCGGGGTCCTGGACATCGCCGGTTTCG AGTACTTTGAACACAACAGCTTTGAGCAGTTCTGCATCAACTACTGCAACGAGAAGCTGCAGCAGTTCTTCAACGAGCGCATCCTCAAAGAG GAACAAGAACTGTACCAGAGGGAGGGTTTGGGAGTCAATGAGGTCCACTATGTCGACAACCAGGACTGCATAG ACCTGGTGGAGGCCAAGGTGCTGGGCATCCTGGACATCCTGGATGAGGAGAACCGCCTCCCTCAGCCCAGCGACCAGCACTTCACTGACACGGTCCACAACAAACACAAGAACCACTTCCGGCTGACT atacCCAGGAAGTCCAAGCTGGCTGTCCACAGGAACGTGAGGGACGATGAAGGATTTATCATCAGGCACTTTGCTGGAGCCGTCTGCTACGAGACG ACAAAGTTTGTGGAGAAGAACAACGATGCGCTGCACATGTCTCTAGAGAGTCTGGTCAGCGACTCTAAGGACAGCTTCGTCCGCCAGCTCTTTGACACCTCCAACAATGGCAAAGACTCCAAGCAGAGGGCGGGAAAACTCGGCTTCATCAGTGTTGGCAATAAGTTTAAg ACTCAGCTCAACATCCTGCTGGACAAACTTCGCAGCACG GGCTCCAGTTTCATACGCTGCATCAAACCCAACTTGAAGATGGTCAGTCACCACTTTGAAGGAGCTCAGATCCTCTCACAGCTACAGTGCTCAG GTATGGTCTCCGTACTGGACCTCATGCAGGGCGGCTTCCCCTCCAGGGCTCCCTTCCACGAACTGTACAATATGTACCAGAGCTACATGCCCCCCAAACTGACTCGTCTTGATCCGCGCTTGTTCTGCAAG gcATTGttcaaagctttgggactcgaTGACAAAGACTACAAGTTTGGACTGACTCGAGTCTTCTTCCGACCAGGCAAG TTTGCAGAGTTTGATCAGATCATGAAATCTGACCCCGATCACCTGGCAGAACTGGTAAAGCGGGTCAACACCTGGCTCATTCATAGCCGCTGGAAGAAGGTCCAATGGTGTGCCCTGTCTGTCATCAAGC tgaAGAACAAGATCTTGTACAGGACCAGCGCTTGCATCAGCATGCAGAAGACAGTGCGCATGTGGCTTTGCAAGAAGAAGCACAAACCTCG GATCGACGGCCTGGTGAAGGTGCGCCACCTGAAGGAGAGGATGACACGCTTCAACGAGGTGGTGGTGGGCCTGAAGGAGGGCAAAGAGGAGATGAGCAAACAAATAAACCAGCTGGATGCTGCCATCGACACCCTCATGCTAACAATCAAG AGCACCATCATGTCCCGCCTGGACATCGAGCACGAGTATCGGGCCCTGGTGACCCGCTCGGAGCAGCTGCTGACGGCCATGCAGAACaagaagaaggaagaggaggagcgtGAGCGTCTGCGGCGCCTCCAGGAGGAGATGGAGAGGGAGAGGaaaaggagggaggaggaggagcagcgtcgcaaggaggaggaggaggagagacgtCT CAAAGCTGAGATGGAGCTGAAGAGaaagcaggaggaagaggagaggaagacgagggaggaggaagagaggAAGCTACAG ATGGAGATGGAGTTGCAGCTCCAGGCAGAGCGGGAAGAGGAGCTGGCCCGCCAGGCAGTTCTGGAGCAGGAAAGGCGGGACCGCGAGCTCGCTCTGAGGATTGCCCAGAGTGAGGCGGAGCTTATCCCCGACGAGGCTCAGAATGACGCCTCACTTCGCAG TACCGGATCTTCGGTTCCGTCCTCTCCAGAGCGAGCAGC CGGCACCGCAGGTCCAAAAGTGAAGAGTTTGAGCAT GGAGGAGATGGTCCAGGAAATGACTGAGCTGCTGGCGAG AGGTCCTCAGTTGCAAGCGTCCAAAGCCGCTGCTGGCGCCAAAAAGTACGAGCTGAGCAAGTGGAAGTACGCTGAGCTGCGGGACGCCATCAACACTTCCTGTG ACATCGAGCTGCTGGCCGCCTGCAGGGAGGAGTTCCACCGCCGCCTGAAGGTCTACCACGCATGGAAGTCCAGGAACAAGAAGAGGAACACCGCCGACGCAGAACAGAGGGCGCCCAAATCCATCACCGACTATG CCCAGCAGAACCCGGCGCCCCCGGTCCCAGCACGTCAGTACGAGGTGGCCATGACCCGGCAGCAGCGCTACTTCCGCATCCCGTTCATTCGGCCGGGAGAGCAGTACAAAGACCCCCCAAGCAAGAAGAAGGGTTGGTGGTACGCCCACTTTGACGGGCCCTGGATAGCCCGGCAGATGGAGCTGCATCCCGACAAGCATCCCATCCTGCTGGTGGCGG GCAAAGATGACATGGAGATGTGTGAGCTCAGCCTGGACGAGACGGGCCTGTCCCGGAAGAGGGGGGCCGAGATCCTGCCACGGCAGTTCGAGGAGATCTGGGAACGCTGTGGTGGCATCCAGTACCTCCGCAGCGCCATTGAGAGCCGGCAGGCGCGGCCTACCTACGCCACCGCCATGTTGCAGAGCATGTTCAAGTGA